In the Methylomonas rhizoryzae genome, one interval contains:
- a CDS encoding threonine aldolase family protein encodes MNFASDNWAGAHPVIAQRLLDAASGFAAPYGVSEQDKHIEQRFNELFEREVAVFFVGTGTAANSLALATVNRPGGVSFCHREAHMLEDECGAPEFFTHGARLAPVDGDFGKINPQQLKAEIARFPPGFIHAGQPMAISITQATEIGTLYQPEHIAAIADIAKQHDLPLHMDGARFANALAALALTPAQMTWKLGVDIVSFGATKNGCWCAEALVFMHPDQAKDLPFIRKRAAQLFSKSRFIACQFDAYLEGDLWLQMANHANAMAARLQQGIAASSSARLAWPAEANEVFAVFSEPVAARLRQNGAVFYPWNPPRARPGLLKDGEILVRLVASFATRQHEVDRFVDLLR; translated from the coding sequence ATGAATTTTGCTTCGGACAATTGGGCCGGGGCCCATCCTGTCATCGCCCAACGCCTACTGGACGCCGCTAGCGGTTTTGCGGCCCCTTATGGCGTCAGCGAGCAGGACAAACACATAGAACAGCGTTTTAACGAACTGTTCGAGCGCGAAGTGGCGGTGTTTTTCGTAGGCACCGGTACCGCTGCCAACTCCTTGGCCTTGGCGACGGTCAACCGTCCGGGCGGCGTGAGCTTTTGCCACCGAGAAGCGCATATGCTGGAAGACGAATGCGGCGCGCCGGAGTTTTTTACCCACGGTGCCCGCTTAGCGCCGGTAGACGGTGATTTCGGCAAGATAAACCCGCAGCAATTAAAAGCGGAAATTGCCCGCTTCCCGCCCGGCTTTATCCATGCCGGTCAACCGATGGCGATATCCATCACGCAAGCCACCGAAATCGGCACGCTATACCAGCCGGAGCATATCGCTGCGATAGCCGACATCGCCAAACAGCACGATTTGCCGCTGCATATGGACGGGGCGCGTTTCGCCAATGCCTTGGCGGCATTGGCGTTAACCCCGGCGCAAATGACGTGGAAATTGGGAGTGGATATTGTGTCGTTCGGTGCGACCAAAAACGGTTGTTGGTGCGCCGAGGCTTTGGTATTTATGCATCCGGATCAGGCCAAAGACTTGCCTTTCATTCGCAAGCGGGCGGCGCAGTTGTTTTCCAAAAGCCGTTTCATCGCCTGCCAATTCGATGCCTATCTCGAAGGCGATTTATGGCTGCAGATGGCAAACCATGCCAATGCGATGGCCGCCCGCCTGCAGCAAGGCATTGCCGCTTCGTCGTCAGCACGGCTGGCTTGGCCGGCCGAAGCCAACGAGGTATTTGCCGTATTCAGCGAACCTGTCGCCGCGCGCTTACGCCAAAACGGTGCCGTATTCTATCCGTGGAACCCGCCGCGCGCCCGGCCCGGTTTGTTGAAAGACGGGGAAATCCTGGTTCGCTTGGTAGCCAGTTTTGCCACACGGCAACACGAGGTCGATCGTTTCGTCGACTTGCTGCGCTAA
- a CDS encoding GNAT family N-acetyltransferase, which produces MSLHVTIRSALPADAENISALIQGEAHYCTIHPNGEGAQPFFSSVTPEAIAGYVTSPNFIYLLGYVDSELAGVVAVRDGSHLYHLFVAAKFQRRGIASSLWARAKAKAVESGNAQGFTVNAAPHALPVYERFGFEIQGIRVEENGVAFVPMKLPG; this is translated from the coding sequence ATGAGTCTACACGTCACGATTCGTAGCGCATTGCCCGCCGACGCGGAAAACATCAGTGCCCTCATTCAAGGTGAAGCCCATTACTGCACGATCCATCCAAACGGGGAGGGCGCACAGCCATTCTTTTCCTCTGTTACACCGGAAGCCATCGCCGGCTACGTTACAAGCCCGAACTTTATTTATCTCCTGGGCTACGTTGATTCAGAGCTGGCCGGGGTAGTAGCCGTTCGGGATGGTAGCCACCTTTATCATTTATTCGTGGCAGCCAAGTTTCAGCGCCGCGGTATCGCTTCGAGCCTGTGGGCAAGGGCCAAAGCTAAGGCTGTCGAAAGCGGAAACGCTCAGGGTTTTACCGTTAACGCCGCACCGCATGCGCTGCCTGTTTACGAACGGTTCGGCTTCGAAATCCAGGGGATCCGAGTTGAGGAAAACGGCGTTGCCTTTGTGCCGATGAAATTGCCCGGTTAG
- a CDS encoding nucleoside deaminase, whose translation MHSSFLRRAVELAVDNVGQGGGPFGALVVKDDKVIAASGNRVTANLDPTAHAEVLAIRLACRELGSFQLTGCTLYTSCEPCPMCLGAIYWARLQAVYYACNRQDAAQAGFDDRFIYDEIGKSSDNRCIPMIYLKLNNAGLPFQAWDDLQSKIKY comes from the coding sequence ATGCATTCCAGCTTCCTACGCCGCGCGGTCGAACTAGCCGTCGATAACGTGGGACAAGGCGGCGGACCGTTCGGCGCTTTGGTGGTCAAGGACGATAAAGTCATTGCCGCCAGCGGTAACCGGGTGACGGCCAATCTGGATCCCACCGCGCATGCCGAAGTCTTGGCCATCCGGTTGGCCTGCCGGGAGCTGGGTAGCTTCCAATTGACCGGATGCACGCTTTACACCAGCTGCGAACCTTGTCCCATGTGTTTGGGGGCGATTTATTGGGCTCGGTTACAAGCTGTTTATTATGCTTGTAACCGGCAGGATGCGGCACAAGCCGGCTTTGACGACCGTTTTATTTACGATGAAATCGGAAAATCCTCCGATAACCGGTGCATCCCTATGATTTATCTCAAGCTGAACAATGCGGGATTACCGTTTCAGGCCTGGGATGATCTGCAGAGTAAAATCAAATACTAG
- the metA gene encoding homoserine O-succinyltransferase MetA: MPLVAHTALPTFRRLQEEGEEILTPDRAEHQCIRELHIGLLNIMPDAALEATERQFFRLVGACNQIAQFHVHPFTIDGLERGPAALAHIRTYYESFERIKQDGLDALIISGANVTHDHLQDEPFWRPLTEVFEWAHQHVTSVLCSCLATHALIQHSYGVERTRLPAKRWGVFPHTVVDKKHPLVAEINTRFDVPHSRFNEVFRADMEKHGLKILVAGREAGVHLAVSPDGFRTVFFQGHPEYDDISLLKEYKREVLRFYHGERDDYPPFPDNYFKPEMQALLSDYAQQVKNAKAAGQAIAPMPEAQIIDELDITWRDSAKAVFNNWLGKVYQITNEDRRLPFMTGVDPDNPLGL; encoded by the coding sequence ATGCCGTTAGTTGCTCATACCGCGTTGCCCACTTTTCGCCGTTTGCAGGAAGAAGGCGAAGAAATTCTGACCCCGGATCGCGCCGAACACCAGTGCATACGCGAATTGCATATCGGCTTGTTGAATATCATGCCGGATGCGGCCTTGGAAGCCACCGAACGCCAGTTTTTCCGCCTGGTCGGGGCCTGCAATCAGATCGCTCAATTTCACGTTCATCCGTTTACTATCGACGGGCTGGAACGAGGGCCCGCTGCATTGGCGCACATTCGTACCTATTACGAAAGTTTCGAGCGCATCAAACAGGACGGTTTGGATGCGTTGATTATCAGCGGTGCCAACGTGACTCACGATCATTTGCAGGACGAACCGTTTTGGCGACCTTTAACGGAAGTGTTCGAATGGGCGCATCAACACGTGACTTCCGTTTTATGTTCGTGCTTGGCCACTCACGCCTTGATCCAACACAGCTACGGCGTGGAGCGCACCCGCTTACCGGCCAAGCGTTGGGGGGTTTTTCCGCATACTGTGGTCGATAAAAAACATCCGCTGGTGGCGGAAATCAACACCCGTTTCGACGTGCCGCATTCGCGTTTCAACGAGGTGTTCCGCGCCGATATGGAAAAGCACGGCTTGAAAATATTGGTGGCCGGTCGGGAGGCCGGGGTGCATTTGGCAGTGAGTCCGGACGGTTTTCGCACCGTGTTTTTTCAGGGACATCCGGAATACGACGACATCAGTTTGCTGAAAGAATATAAGCGCGAGGTGCTGCGGTTTTATCACGGCGAACGCGACGATTATCCGCCGTTTCCGGATAATTATTTCAAGCCCGAAATGCAAGCCTTATTGAGCGATTACGCGCAACAAGTCAAAAACGCCAAAGCCGCGGGGCAGGCGATAGCGCCCATGCCGGAAGCGCAAATCATCGATGAATTGGATATAACTTGGCGCGATTCGGCTAAAGCGGTGTTTAACAACTGGTTAGGTAAAGTCTACCAAATCACCAATGAAGATCGCCGTTTACCGTTCATGACCGGGGTGGACCCGGACAATCCCTTGGGTTTGTAA
- a CDS encoding ATPase, whose protein sequence is MKMTPQQFLDWESKCITLLAMSGAGKTTLSNKLPKDKWFHYSGDYRIGTKYLEEPILDNIKQQAMGVPFLRDLLKSDSIYICSNITVENLSPVSTFLGKIGDPGKGGLSLDEFKRRQALHHQAEVAAMKDVPDFIHKAEDIYGYRHFINDAGGSVCELDCPEVIEALAEHTLIVYIKIPPTLEQTIIERAKKDPKPLYYRPEFVDEKLAQFMAERGYQSTDQIAPDDFVSWVFPELFRARVPRYEAIAAQYGYTLDADEVAGIQSEDDFIQLIAQAIARQSH, encoded by the coding sequence ATGAAAATGACCCCGCAACAATTTTTGGACTGGGAATCCAAATGCATCACTTTGCTGGCAATGTCCGGCGCCGGTAAGACCACTTTGTCGAACAAATTACCTAAGGACAAATGGTTCCATTATTCCGGTGACTACCGTATCGGCACCAAATATCTGGAAGAGCCGATATTGGACAATATTAAACAGCAGGCGATGGGGGTGCCTTTCCTGCGCGATTTGCTTAAATCCGATTCCATTTATATCTGCAGCAATATCACGGTAGAGAACTTATCGCCCGTGTCTACCTTTCTGGGTAAAATCGGTGACCCCGGCAAAGGCGGTTTGTCTTTGGACGAATTCAAGCGCCGCCAAGCCCTGCATCATCAGGCGGAAGTCGCAGCCATGAAGGATGTGCCGGATTTCATTCATAAAGCGGAAGATATTTACGGCTACCGACATTTCATTAACGACGCCGGCGGTAGCGTCTGCGAGCTGGATTGCCCGGAAGTGATAGAAGCCTTGGCCGAGCATACGCTGATCGTCTACATTAAAATTCCACCGACATTGGAACAAACCATTATCGAACGGGCTAAAAAGGATCCTAAGCCTTTGTATTATCGACCTGAATTCGTCGACGAAAAACTGGCGCAGTTTATGGCGGAACGTGGTTATCAATCGACCGACCAAATCGCTCCCGACGACTTTGTCAGTTGGGTATTTCCCGAGTTGTTTCGGGCGCGTGTGCCGCGCTACGAAGCCATTGCCGCGCAATACGGTTATACCCTCGATGCCGACGAGGTTGCGGGCATACAAAGCGAAGACGACTTTATCCAATTGATCGCGCAAGCGATTGCGCGGCAAAGTCACTAA
- a CDS encoding DUF6763 family protein produces the protein MTTITDPVIGRWYKDFENDLTFKVVAIDGKDDTIEVQYANGDLGEYDNEAWYASTFDYIEDPDDWSAPFGALEDDELGYSDPDRHARPDQEDLDLSNYLD, from the coding sequence ATGACTACAATAACCGATCCGGTCATTGGCCGCTGGTATAAAGACTTCGAAAACGACCTGACTTTTAAAGTAGTGGCGATCGACGGGAAGGACGATACCATCGAGGTGCAGTACGCCAACGGCGATTTGGGCGAATACGACAACGAAGCTTGGTACGCGTCGACTTTCGATTACATCGAAGACCCGGACGATTGGAGCGCGCCGTTCGGTGCTTTGGAAGACGACGAGTTGGGTTACAGTGACCCGGATCGTCACGCCAGACCCGATCAGGAAGATTTAGATCTTAGTAACTATCTGGATTGA
- a CDS encoding SlyX family protein, with amino-acid sequence MNENRVIELEIKLAYQEDLLQTLNQAVAEQQKQIGKLEETCKLLHEKIKSLAQADRLPNQADERPPHY; translated from the coding sequence ATGAATGAGAATCGCGTTATCGAGTTGGAAATCAAGCTAGCCTATCAGGAAGACTTGCTTCAAACCCTGAACCAGGCGGTTGCCGAACAGCAAAAACAAATCGGCAAGCTGGAAGAAACCTGCAAACTGTTACACGAAAAAATCAAAAGCCTGGCGCAGGCCGACCGCCTGCCTAATCAGGCGGACGAGCGCCCGCCGCATTATTAG
- a CDS encoding DUF2076 domain-containing protein, translating to MNVSEREQLNAFLQQLTAVKTAGKDDEAERLINEALAKQPDSAYLLVQRCLLQDHALHAAQAQIAELQQQIQQRHQPGGSGFLNNDPWAAPAGGGVPGAAAYQMPQQSGGSNNLGRYAAPQAGGLGSSFLGSVATTAAGVVAGSFLFQGIENLLGHHNTGAAWGQENHWGGGGTPEQTVVNNYYGDSDQFAQEEDSQFLIDDASDSDFDADESQSDWI from the coding sequence ATGAATGTCAGCGAACGTGAACAACTCAATGCTTTTTTGCAGCAATTGACCGCCGTCAAGACAGCCGGTAAGGATGACGAAGCGGAGCGTTTAATTAATGAAGCGTTGGCCAAGCAGCCGGACTCCGCCTATTTGTTAGTCCAACGCTGCTTGTTGCAAGATCACGCATTGCACGCCGCACAAGCGCAAATCGCCGAATTGCAGCAACAGATCCAACAACGCCACCAACCCGGAGGCTCAGGCTTTTTGAATAACGATCCTTGGGCAGCGCCTGCGGGCGGCGGAGTTCCAGGGGCGGCCGCTTATCAAATGCCTCAGCAGTCCGGTGGCTCGAATAACCTAGGTCGTTATGCCGCTCCGCAAGCCGGAGGCTTAGGCTCCAGTTTTCTCGGCAGTGTCGCTACTACCGCCGCGGGCGTCGTGGCCGGATCGTTCTTGTTCCAAGGCATAGAAAACTTGCTGGGTCACCACAATACCGGCGCGGCTTGGGGGCAAGAAAATCACTGGGGTGGCGGGGGTACGCCGGAGCAAACCGTGGTCAACAATTATTACGGGGATTCCGATCAATTTGCCCAAGAAGAAGATAGCCAATTCTTAATCGACGACGCTAGCGATAGCGACTTCGACGCTGATGAATCGCAGAGCGACTGGATTTGA
- a CDS encoding HesB/IscA family protein produces MTINVTERAARQIQKQLQKRGSGLGLRLGVKTAGCSGYAYVLDYADEQAGDEVVFEQFDVKVLVKSDDLDKLDGIELDYAREGFNEVFKFNNPNVKATCGCGESFSV; encoded by the coding sequence ATGACAATCAACGTAACCGAACGCGCTGCACGCCAAATTCAAAAACAATTGCAAAAGCGTGGTTCAGGCTTAGGTCTGCGCCTGGGGGTGAAAACCGCCGGTTGTTCCGGGTATGCTTACGTGCTGGACTATGCGGACGAGCAAGCCGGCGACGAGGTGGTTTTCGAACAATTCGACGTGAAGGTGTTAGTAAAGTCGGACGATTTGGATAAATTGGACGGAATTGAACTGGATTATGCCAGGGAAGGGTTTAACGAAGTCTTTAAATTTAACAATCCCAATGTTAAAGCTACTTGCGGTTGCGGCGAAAGCTTTAGTGTTTAA
- a CDS encoding cysteine desulfurase family protein, whose product MIYLDHNATTPVDERVVEAMLPYLQRFYGNPSSLYRFGRIARSAVDTAREQVAALIDASPNQITFTSGGTEANTQALAFARGRAVWLSAIEHPSVSDNASGNRAHYPQIGQIPVGRSGLVAEATIADLPLKPGDFVSLMLANNETGAIQPVRFLAAAAVEKAVIVHTDAVQALGKIPVSFRQLGVSLMSLSSHKIYGPKGCGALVRAMDTELQPLLFGGDQEAGLRAGTENVAAIVGFGKAAELTKLELQHRMDLAKHLRLRLERQLSRIPGLTIFAEAVERLPNTVQFGVQGVNGEMLLMRLDKQGIAVSSGSACAAGSDAVSPVLAAMGLSADLAKSAIRVSLGKDNSENDVDNFVNALKALLEK is encoded by the coding sequence ATGATTTATCTGGATCATAATGCTACTACTCCGGTCGATGAGCGGGTAGTCGAAGCAATGTTGCCGTATTTGCAGCGTTTTTACGGCAACCCTTCCAGTCTGTATAGGTTCGGGCGGATAGCACGTAGCGCGGTCGACACCGCTCGAGAACAAGTGGCTGCATTAATCGATGCAAGCCCGAACCAAATCACTTTTACCAGCGGCGGTACCGAAGCGAATACGCAAGCGTTGGCGTTTGCCAGAGGGCGAGCGGTTTGGCTGTCGGCCATCGAACACCCTTCCGTATCGGACAATGCTAGCGGCAATCGCGCGCACTATCCGCAGATAGGCCAAATTCCTGTCGGCCGTTCGGGCTTGGTAGCCGAAGCGACGATTGCCGATCTGCCGTTAAAGCCCGGGGACTTTGTGTCTTTGATGCTGGCCAATAATGAGACCGGTGCCATTCAGCCGGTCCGGTTTTTGGCGGCAGCGGCGGTGGAAAAAGCGGTCATTGTGCATACGGATGCGGTGCAGGCTTTGGGGAAAATACCGGTGAGTTTTCGGCAGCTGGGGGTGAGTTTGATGTCTTTGTCCAGTCATAAAATCTATGGTCCCAAGGGTTGCGGCGCGCTGGTAAGGGCCATGGATACCGAATTGCAGCCGCTGCTGTTCGGTGGTGATCAGGAAGCCGGATTAAGGGCGGGGACCGAAAATGTCGCCGCTATCGTCGGTTTCGGCAAAGCCGCGGAATTGACCAAGCTGGAATTGCAACACAGAATGGACTTAGCCAAGCACTTACGCCTAAGGTTGGAGCGACAACTCAGCCGTATTCCCGGGTTAACCATCTTTGCCGAAGCGGTAGAGCGTTTGCCGAATACCGTGCAGTTCGGTGTGCAAGGCGTCAACGGTGAAATGTTGCTGATGCGTTTGGATAAACAAGGCATAGCCGTTTCCAGCGGCTCGGCTTGCGCGGCCGGTTCCGATGCGGTGAGTCCTGTGCTGGCGGCGATGGGTCTGTCCGCCGATTTAGCGAAATCGGCTATTCGGGTGAGTCTGGGGAAGGATAATTCGGAAAACGATGTAGATAATTTTGTTAATGCGCTTAAAGCCTTGCTGGAAAAATAG